Proteins encoded together in one Pseudomonas sp. TCU-HL1 window:
- a CDS encoding rubredoxin, with protein sequence MKRWQCSFCSHIYDESLGDPDNDIPPGTRLEDLPDDWMCPDCGAGKADYFEIV encoded by the coding sequence ATGAAGCGCTGGCAATGCAGTTTTTGCTCCCACATCTATGACGAAAGCCTGGGCGATCCGGACAACGACATCCCACCTGGTACCCGTCTGGAAGATCTGCCTGACGACTGGATGTGCCCCGATTGCGGGGCCGGCAAGGCCGACTACTTCGAGATCGTCTGA
- a CDS encoding fatty acid desaturase has translation MTNNNNPLARFTVPPAKQAAIAALNRVPAISPPVLLLLIASTGGVIVSNVLAVLGHLSLGWACALNAFLMYWQFTVVHDSVHRSAARNQKLNDLVGHIGVATFAPHINLGIFRWAHIQHHRFTNGPKDPDAWMHGPWWSLPLRWALLDYGYLRFILRTKDQTAMRHLLAALRNTVATLAIVAALIYFGYGTEVLLLWFIPARITFMSVGFMFFWLPHVKDDVASEEDLTLATSVRLGHEWLLTPVCQFHNYHLIHHLFPTMPSYQHLKAWRVLEPELMKRNLQIQHGFAIQPVVHPGA, from the coding sequence ATGACCAACAATAACAATCCCTTGGCTCGATTCACCGTCCCCCCGGCAAAGCAGGCCGCCATAGCGGCCCTAAATCGGGTACCGGCGATCTCTCCCCCTGTCCTGCTGCTACTGATCGCTTCCACCGGCGGCGTAATTGTCAGCAACGTTCTGGCCGTACTCGGCCATCTCAGCCTGGGATGGGCCTGCGCGCTCAACGCTTTCCTGATGTACTGGCAGTTCACCGTGGTCCATGACTCGGTGCACCGTTCGGCTGCGAGGAACCAAAAGCTCAACGATCTCGTAGGCCACATCGGCGTGGCGACCTTCGCACCGCACATCAACCTCGGCATCTTCCGTTGGGCGCACATCCAGCACCACCGATTCACCAACGGTCCGAAAGATCCGGATGCATGGATGCACGGCCCCTGGTGGAGCCTGCCACTGCGCTGGGCCCTGCTCGATTATGGCTACCTGCGCTTCATCCTGCGTACCAAGGATCAAACCGCGATGCGCCACCTGCTCGCCGCCCTGCGCAATACAGTCGCTACGCTGGCGATCGTCGCCGCACTGATCTACTTCGGCTACGGCACGGAAGTATTGCTGCTCTGGTTCATCCCGGCGCGCATCACCTTCATGTCGGTCGGTTTCATGTTCTTCTGGCTTCCACATGTGAAAGACGATGTGGCCTCGGAGGAGGATCTGACACTGGCCACCTCTGTACGCCTCGGCCATGAGTGGCTGCTCACCCCGGTCTGCCAGTTCCACAACTACCACCTCATCCACCATCTGTTTCCGACCATGCCCTCCTACCAACACCTCAAGGCCTGGCGGGTCCTGGAGCCGGAACTTATGAAGCGCAACCTGCAGATCCAGCACGGTTTCGCCATCCAACCCGTCGTCCATCCGGGCGCCTGA